In the Choloepus didactylus isolate mChoDid1 chromosome 3, mChoDid1.pri, whole genome shotgun sequence genome, ACTGTACATGAGGTATGCTaagcatttaatcctcacaaccctgGAATCTGACTGACTACCTGAGTTTGTGTCCCTGTGCTCTACTTACTATCTGTATGACATGCAGCCCTCTCTATGACatggcttcctcatctgtaaaatggggtaacagCAGCTACCTCAGAGGAATTTTATGAGGATTAACTGAGGCAATCCATAGGTAGTCCTTAGAGAAGTCCCTATAACACAGCGAGGGCTGAAGtgttagcaattatttttattaccattttgTAGATGATGACACCCAATCTCCTTTATCACCTGACTTACTCACcatcatttctaattttaactGTCTTTATTCCCCAAAATCAAAATggagataaagaaaattaaagattatTTCTTTCAGGACTTATTTTCTGTAGGGATTTGAACTTCAGCTCCACAGTAGGGAGTGACACAATTGTGACAAGATAACACTTCTGTAGTATTaacctccttttttatttttttctttcttctgttgtttctttccttttcccatttaGGCAGCTAGGTATATGTGCTGGTGAAACTTCTTGAATGGGATTGTGGGTGATGAGGGATGGTAACTGAAGCCCTGGACAGTTTGAGGAATTTCAGAGAAGAAGTCATTACTTCCAGACCTTAATGAAAGGCATAAAGGCAGCAAGTGGCAGAATCTCGTAGTTTCACATGCCTAGGTTTGCACAAGAGCAGAAGAAATATCTGTGTCATGTGTTATGGTTAAGATAACCCTGAGAAAGCCGTATTATGGAGTGGGAGCAGCAGAATGATCCTATGCCTCGCTGGCATGCAGGCAGATCTTCACACTGTCCAGAGCACCACTAGGATGTTTCCCAATGTGGCAGACTATACTATGTGGTTATCGGAACTCCCTTTCCCTCCTGGGCACACAGCTAAACTATGGTTTCCAGCCTTCCCTACAGTTAGTTGGCACAATGggactgatttttaaaacttatgtGAACCTCTGTGCATTCTCTTCCCTTGTCTGATAGCTGTATACATAAGAACCAGTGGAAGACACACAATTCTAGAAAATGGTAGAGTCACTGAATCAGGGGTTCTTAACCTGGGATCCACTAAGAGAATTTAAGAGAACCAAGGCCTTGGATTTGGAACAAAAATTACTGTATTTCCACCAATCTCTAACTGAAATGTAGCACGTCTTTCAATTATGAATGAAAGACAATTATAAATCACAATAGTATAAGCAATACAAATCATGAGTGTTTTCCTGTAATATTACAGTTGTTGAAGGTATCTCAAAATATAActgatgtatatatttattttgaaataggtaTATTATTTCacctataattatttcaatagGTATCTCTAACAGATACACGTTTTTTTACAATACCATTTAGCTCATCTAACAAAATCATTAACAATTCCTTAGCAGTATCTACAACACAGCCTGTGTTCAAATTTTGCCTAAATGTCTCAAAAACGtcatatgtttgtttgtttgcatcaGATTCTAAAGAAGGTCCACAAGGGTTGTATTTGGTCATTTTCTCTCTAAAGTTTGTTTTAATAGATGAATTTctcctcactttttaaaatgccatttatttGCTTTAGAAACTAGATCATTTGTCTGTAGAAATTCTTTCATTCTGGATTTGGTTGATTGTATCATGTTGTAGTTTAACAGATCCCTCTATTAATTGTAAAATTATTTAGATCTAGGGCCTTGATTAGGTTCaagatctatctatctatctattgtgTATATAAAACATTTGGGGGGGAAGAATATTTCATAGGTGATACAGtgtatttcttatttcattgGCAGGCACATAATGTTTGCCTCACTTCTAGTGATGTTAAGATTGACCTGTCATTTCAAGTGTTGTCAGCCTAATCTATCACTATAAAGTTCTCCAACTTTCACCTAATAGTATTAGCCACTGATGACTACTGCTTAGATTTAATATTTCAGCAAGGGTTGCAAAATGGCGATTTTCTAATTCTACCGTTCTTTCTCCATTTATTACCCAGAAttctataaagaagaaatttctttCAACTATGTGGATACCTTGAAATACACTTCATACAAGAAAGACAGGCTAAatgcttgctttttttaaattgaatttacgTTCAGCATATAAATTAGTGTCCTATTAACTTCCAATAATGAGCAACGAGTCTATGCCCAACCCCCACTCCTCCCAAGTCACCAGGTAGTTTTCACTATGAAACCCAGCAGGGCTCGAACGCAATGGGATAGGATGGGATTGGACAGGCCAGGGTATtgaagggtggggggtgggcaggaggtTGGTGTCGGGGAAGGGAGAATACCTCAAGCAGGCTCTAGGAGGTGGAATCCGAGTCTTCTGAGCTGTCCTGTATGTCGGCGCTCTCCGCGTTGCTGTCACTCCCGCTATTATCAGCAGCCAGGCTCTTTTCCTGACACGCCTCTTCAGAAACGGGAAGTGTGTTGCCCTGTGTCTCCATCTCATTATCCCTGGAGCCCAGCACCACATACCCGCCCTTCTTCAGCTCCAGATGCCGCCTCAGCTCATCTGCCATCTGCGACAGATCCCGCCTCATTGCATAAGCATCTTCCCCATCTGCATAGTATTTGGGTTCCACCTCGCTAACCTGAAAATTGAGAGTGTTTGAATAGAGGTGCAAGGCTGCCCGGTTACTCTTCCTGACATGCAGCGACACGTACTTGGCGCTGAAGTTCTCTATCATGGCCCGGGAGGCCTGGTCCATTAGCTTCTGGGCCAGGCCGAGGCGCCGGTGCGAACGCTTCACAGCCAGTGAGGTTATGTGTCCATGGGGGACATCATCTGGGTCCTCCTCCATTTTAGCTAGGACATACCCCACGATCTTCCCGTCCTCGTCCTCAGCGATGTAGGAGAGCTGGGGCCAGGAAAGGCCATGATAGAAATAGTATTTCATCTGGTAGTTCTCGGGAAGGCAAAGGAGGTTGCAGTGTTGCATGTTCATCAGGTCGTCTGGCCGAGCATTGCGGATGTTCATAATGGCGGCAGGTAGGGCGCTGGAGTCGCCAAGCGAAAGCAGCACCGTTCCTCACGGAGGCTGAGTCCAGGCTGGCTTATGTCTTAGGGCCTGGAAGACCTGGATGGCGAGGGGGCCGGATGGCGGGGCAGCTGGTTGACGGGAAGACCGGATGATCAGGAGGTGGATGGGGCGGTGCTAAGCTGTGGCTACCGGAACTGCGCCACCCAGCCCCAGCCAATGAGGTTTTGACTTCACTGTGCGTGTGCCGTAGGGGTTGCCCTCTATGGGTGGAGAAGAAGAGTTTATTATGGGCTCTTGGGTTTTAAGTACAGTGTTTGATCcattctaccattttttttttttaatttccattttaacttgTTAATTTGGGTATATCCTGACAAATTTTCATAAACTGGACAAACCTGTGTAACCAGATCTTAGATTACCAGAATTTTACCAGCACCCTAGAAGGCCGTCTTGTGTTCCTTTCttgctccctctccctcccaaGAGTAATTACCCCATAGACTTCTAAAagtttttatataaatagaatcccACTACATGCGTTCTTTTGTGTCAGGGTTTTTTTTCATCCAATATTTGTGAGTTTTAGCTACCTCTTCCTGTATAGTTGTTGATCCTTCATACTCTTTTCTATTTGGTATTTCCTTGCctaaatatatcataatttattcatccattctatTGTTGATGGCCGTTTGTGTTACTTCCAGTTTGGGACTAATATGAGTTATGTAGGTAAGTGTTCTGACATATGTCCTTTGGTGATATACACGAGGGATTACTGGATCAGAGGGTATTTCCATTTGCAACTATTATAAATATTGTCaagtattttccaaagtggttgctccacattctcttcaacatttggtatttccttatctttttcattttagtcattctTGCAAGTGGGTAGTGGTGTTACATTGTGGTTTCGTTTTGTATTTACCCGATGATTAATGAAATTGATCACCTTTTCATATGattattttgttctcttttgtgAAGTGGCTGTTCAAGTCTTTCACTCATATTTCTATTGGGCTGTGTGTCTTTTTCTCATTAAATAttaacagttttaaaatatattctggctATAAGACCTTTGGCAGATATATGTATAGTAAATATCTTATTCTTCTCTATTGATTGGTTTTTCACTTCCTTGATGGTGATTTTGACATCAGGTATGAATTTTAGTATACTCCAGTTGATCcagttctaaaattttatggttagtgcttttttTGTGGCCcatttaagaaatcattgcctactcTAAGTTCACACAGGtgttctatgttttcttctaaaaactttattgttttacattttatatttcacaatcttTTGGAagtgatttttgtgtgtgctgtGAGGTAGGAGTTcagctatatattttttgtctataTGGTTATTCtattctcctagcaccatttacTGAAAAAATTATCCTTTCTCCACTGCACTGCATTTGTCATAAATCCTATAATCCTATTTACACCTTTATCAAGAGGgtataaatttcttttaaaaatgtatttttaaaatgtgttttttaaatgtatttttaaaagaaatttatataCCCTCTTGATAAGGAAAGCTTTAGGGCATTTCTTTAATAATGTAGGGAAGTAACATCGTATTAGCACTGCTTGCACATAAGCTGATGATAAGCCCTACAATTATCTATGTATCTTGTACTACCTTCCTTCCCAGTTCCCTAGCTTGTCGTTACCCAGGTACTTAAACACCAAACTTGATTCTGTTGTAATTAGGCAACCTCTTTTCTAA is a window encoding:
- the NAA11 gene encoding N-alpha-acetyltransferase 11 — protein: MNIRNARPDDLMNMQHCNLLCLPENYQMKYYFYHGLSWPQLSYIAEDEDGKIVGYVLAKMEEDPDDVPHGHITSLAVKRSHRRLGLAQKLMDQASRAMIENFSAKYVSLHVRKSNRAALHLYSNTLNFQVSEVEPKYYADGEDAYAMRRDLSQMADELRRHLELKKGGYVVLGSRDNEMETQGNTLPVSEEACQEKSLAADNSGSDSNAESADIQDSSEDSDSTS